From Paenibacillus graminis, a single genomic window includes:
- a CDS encoding S8 family peptidase → MRDKLWVKQYASKMNRPLRTEIRKTYHSGKGPAALPVIVQFNHKITPSKMLALHKHLGTHAFAIKHRIPMLNALSSHVSVNCLKRLCCSEGVHKVYLDHVKSISLDIATPSIGAAAVQSKLGLTGKGINIAVLDTGVFPHPDLVRPVNRIVAFKDFVNHRKRPYDDNGHGTHIAGDAAGNGSSSKGKYKGPAPEAGIVGVKVLDINGDGYDSTIIKGIEWCIAEKKRLKLRILSMSFGGPVNTSCKDDLLCQAVDKAVQAGLTVVIAAGNSGPGRKTIESPGINPAAITVGAVDDRRTLTQKDDRITFYSSRGPTSCGKIKPDIVAPGESVISLRAPGSQLARNSPYLRIGKQYFVLSGTSVSTPIVSGAAAQLLQSCPSLTPGQVKARLKRNAFRLGLKPNTAGSGEINMRFLLGKR, encoded by the coding sequence ATGCGCGATAAACTGTGGGTGAAGCAGTATGCTTCCAAAATGAACCGTCCGCTGAGGACCGAAATTCGTAAAACATATCATTCCGGCAAGGGGCCAGCGGCGCTGCCTGTTATTGTTCAGTTCAATCACAAGATAACCCCAAGCAAAATGTTGGCCTTACACAAGCATCTAGGCACACATGCTTTTGCTATTAAACACCGTATTCCTATGCTTAATGCCCTTTCCTCCCATGTCTCAGTGAATTGCCTGAAACGGCTGTGCTGCTCGGAAGGTGTTCATAAGGTATATCTGGATCATGTCAAATCCATATCGCTGGATATTGCTACTCCTTCCATTGGTGCGGCTGCTGTTCAAAGCAAGCTGGGGCTTACCGGAAAAGGCATCAACATCGCCGTGTTAGACACCGGAGTATTCCCCCACCCCGATCTGGTCCGTCCCGTGAACCGAATCGTGGCCTTCAAGGATTTCGTCAACCACCGGAAACGCCCCTATGACGACAACGGCCATGGCACACATATTGCCGGGGATGCAGCTGGCAACGGCTCGAGCAGCAAAGGAAAGTACAAAGGCCCTGCACCGGAAGCGGGTATAGTAGGCGTTAAAGTGCTGGATATCAACGGAGATGGTTATGACTCTACGATTATTAAAGGCATAGAATGGTGTATTGCGGAGAAGAAACGGTTAAAGCTGCGCATTCTGTCCATGTCGTTCGGCGGACCCGTAAACACCTCCTGTAAGGACGATCTGCTCTGTCAGGCCGTAGACAAAGCCGTCCAAGCCGGACTTACCGTTGTAATCGCTGCAGGCAACAGCGGACCGGGCCGCAAGACGATTGAGTCACCGGGCATCAATCCTGCGGCGATTACGGTTGGAGCTGTAGATGACCGCCGGACCCTCACGCAAAAGGATGACCGGATTACCTTCTATTCCAGCCGGGGTCCAACATCCTGCGGGAAGATTAAACCGGATATCGTAGCCCCGGGAGAATCCGTTATTTCCCTTCGTGCCCCCGGCTCCCAGCTGGCCCGGAATTCCCCGTACCTGCGGATTGGCAAACAATATTTCGTATTGTCCGGCACCAGTGTTTCTACTCCTATCGTCTCCGGAGCCGCCGCCCAGCTTCTGCAGAGCTGTCCGTCGCTTACACCCGGCCAGGTAAAAGCCCGGCTGAAGAGAAACGCATTCCGGCTCGGCTTGAAGCCGAACACTGCAGGCAGCGGCGAGATTAATATGCGCTTTTTGCTTGGAAAGAGATGA